The Streptomyces sp. NBC_00236 DNA window CGTCGTCCGCACCGGTGGAGGCCGTGCCGTTCGTCCCGACGGCGGGCGGATCGGTGGGGAGCGTCCCCGAGGGGAGCGTGCTGTCCGTCTCGGCAGCGGCGTCGCCGGGCGTCGCGGGGGAGGGGTTCAAGGGCTCAGACACAATGCCCTGATTCTACGGCGGGCGGCTTCCACCCCGTCCCCTGTGCCCGGAGCAGCGCCCTGCGTGCCACCTCCCGCCCGATGGGCAGCGCGGCCGTGGCGGCGGGCGAAGGGGCGTTGAGCACGTGCACGGTGTGCGGGGCCTCACGGATCAGGAAGTCGTCCACCAGCGTGCCGTCCCGCAGCACCGCCTGGGCCCTGACCCCGGAGGGGGAGGGGCGCAGGTCGTCCTCCGTCACCTCCGGCAGCAGCCGCCGTACGGCCGCGGTGAAGGCGCGCTTCGACAGCGAGCGGTGCACCTCGCCCGCCCCGTACCTCCAGTGTCTGCGGGCGATCTGCCAGGAACCGGGCCAGCTCACGGTGGACAGCAGCTCGCGGGGCCGTACGACCGGCCAGCCGTATCCCTCGCGGGCCAGCGCCGGTACCGCGTTCGGCCCGACGTGGACGCTGCCGTCGTGGCCGCGGGTCAGATGGACGCCGAGGAACGGGAACGCCGGGTCGGGCACCGGATAGACGAGGCCGCGCACCAGCTCGGGGCGGGCCAGCTCGTAGTACTCCCCGCGGAAGGGCACGATGCGCATCCCCGGGTCGTCCCCGGCCAGCCGGGCCACCCGGTCGCAGTGCAGTCCCGCGCAGTTGACCAGCACCCGGGCCCGCACCACCAGGCCGTCCGCCGTCCGTACCGCGACGCCCCACGGCCGCCGGTCGATCTCGGTGACCTCGGCGCCGAACCTGATCAGGCCGCCGCCGCCCCGTACCTCGGTGGCGAGCCGCTCGGCGACCGCGCCGAAGTCGCACACCCCCGTCGTGCCCACCCGGATCGCGGCGAGACCCCGCACCCGCGGTTCGTACTCCGCGATCTGCGCGGGCCCCAGCTCGCGCACCGGCAGCCCGTGCTCCCGGCCGCGCTGCACCAGGGCGTGCAGGCGCGGAAGCTCGGCGCGGCCGGTCGCGACGATCAGCTTTCCGGTCACGGCGTGGGAGATCCCGTGCTCCCGGCAGAAGTCGACCATCTCGGCCGCGCCGCGTACCGCGTACCGCGCCTTCAGTGAGCCCGGGGGGTAGTAGATGCCGCTGTGGATCACCCCGCTGTTGCGCCCGGTCTGGTGGCGCGCGGGCCCCCATTCCTTCTCCAGCACGGTCACGCGTGTGCCCGGTGCGGTCCGCGTGATCGCATACGCGGCCGACAGGCCGACGATCCCGCCGCCGATCACCAGCACATCGCAGTCGTACGCCGCGTGCGTCATCATCACGCCACCTCCCACCCCGATAGTGCACTGACCCACTGACAACGCGTTCAAACCAGTGCGGGCACAGCGTGGCGCATCCCGTGCCGGCCGCCAGGGCGCGGCCCACGGGACCGGGCCGGTGCGGGGCCGGCTACGCGGGGGCGACCAGCAGCGGGCGGGCGCGCTCCCGCAGCTCGACGACGCGCGGCTCGTCCCCGTAGGGCTCCAGCCGGTGCAGCAGGTCGCGCACGTACTCGGTGGTCCGTGCGGACGAGATGCGGCCCGCGACCTCCACGGCCCGGGTGCCCGCCGCGCAGGCCGCGTCCAGGTTTCCCGACTCCAGTTCGGCGACGGCCGAGACGACGAGCCGCAGACCGTGCGAGCGGACGAACTCCTCGGTGGGTCTGGACAGCGCCTGCTCGGTGAAGCGCCGCACCTGCCGCGGGGCCTTCAGGTCGAGGTGGCACTCCGCGGCGTCGGCGGCGAAGCGGTCGTACGAGTAGAAGCCCAGCCACGACGGGTCCGCGTCGCCGTCCCTGGAGCGCTCCAGCCATCCCTCGGCGGCCTTCAGCGCGGCTCCGGCGGCCGGTGCGTCGTTCGCCTTCGCATGGGCCCGGGCCTCCACGAGGCGGAAGAAGCTCATGGTGCGTGCCGTCGCGAGACCGCGG harbors:
- the lhgO gene encoding L-2-hydroxyglutarate oxidase; the encoded protein is MMTHAAYDCDVLVIGGGIVGLSAAYAITRTAPGTRVTVLEKEWGPARHQTGRNSGVIHSGIYYPPGSLKARYAVRGAAEMVDFCREHGISHAVTGKLIVATGRAELPRLHALVQRGREHGLPVRELGPAQIAEYEPRVRGLAAIRVGTTGVCDFGAVAERLATEVRGGGGLIRFGAEVTEIDRRPWGVAVRTADGLVVRARVLVNCAGLHCDRVARLAGDDPGMRIVPFRGEYYELARPELVRGLVYPVPDPAFPFLGVHLTRGHDGSVHVGPNAVPALAREGYGWPVVRPRELLSTVSWPGSWQIARRHWRYGAGEVHRSLSKRAFTAAVRRLLPEVTEDDLRPSPSGVRAQAVLRDGTLVDDFLIREAPHTVHVLNAPSPAATAALPIGREVARRALLRAQGTGWKPPAVESGHCV